The Thermodesulfobacteriota bacterium genomic sequence GTATTTCAACGGCATATGAATGGAACTGCGATCAAGATCGTCTATTCCGGAAGAGTAAATACCCTTTACCTTAGCCACAGTGGCTGCAACAGAGCCATCGAGTCCCTGACCGAGCAAGGTGACTTCATCCTGAATATCAATTTTTAAATTTTCTGCCAGCAGATGTCCCAATAATACCTGATCCGTGTCATCTTTGCTCAGATACCTTCCCTTTCGTATCAAGGACTTTAAGGTGGATACTTTTGCCTCCTTATCCGGGTCGATTCCGCTGACGATGCCGCCATAGGTTCGTTTTTTGGAGGATACCAGGGAGAAGGCATTGGCTCGGTGAGTATACGCTTCCACACTTTGTATTTGATCCAATATTTTAGCCACTGCATCCGGATCCGGCACGACCAGACGAATACTTTTTTTTTCATGGTACCCCATAGATTGAACCTGCAGATGGCCGGTGTGTATTTTTACCGATGAATTGATCATGGTTTCATAGGAACCGAACTGAAAGGAGAGCATAAAAACCAGAAGCAGGCAGGCAAATGCAATGGCAGCTATGGTCAGAACAGTGCGTCGGGGATTGCGCCAGATATTGCGCCAGGCCATTTTTACATCTATGGACATTGCTTTCTATCTCCTGGGGTTTTTCAGGTTGGATATGGTAAAAAGGGTGTTCTTTAGATTTTCTTTAAAAGAGAGTTTTTTATAGTTCAATTCGGTATACTCATCTGTGACTTCGGCTTTTTGCATCCGCCATACCTTGGGAAACATTTTCCCACCCAGCATCTGTATCTGTAAGGTGGTCATGTGCTTAACCAGTTTTAAGTCTTCGTCATAAAACTCCTGGGCGAGAAACACATGATCCTCTCTAATCTTAAGTTTTTGCATCCCCCATACCACCGGTGCGTCGGGCTTGGGTACCGATTTAATAAGGTAGACCGTTTTCCCGTCATGAATCTGTGTGCCGGTAATGGTATGGTTGTAATCATCGATGAGGCTATCGGTTTTGGAAAGATCATTATTGGAAAAGTCCGATCCCATCCAGGGCTGGGACATCATTGACGGGGGAAGTTTGATGACACGGTTAACCTTGGGATTATACATCCACATTTCTTTTCCCCTTTTAAGCGTGCCGTTGTCCTTATCTTTTGCCGGAGCAACTATTCGGAAAAGGCTGTTTTTGAGTCCCTTTGTCCATGCTTCAATGGTCATTTTTCTTTCCCAATTGGGGCGATGAATGGTCATATCTACCACGGAAATTGAAGATTTGCCCCGCATATAATCAAAACCTTGTTTAACTATAGTGCGGGCATCCTTAGCAGGCGAGTCTATGCACAGACAAACAACAATAAATAATGCTAACGCTATGGTTAAAATTACCTTGTTAATCATAACAGACTCCTTGGGGTATTCGACTGGTTTACCATATTTATGAGAAAAAGTATTTCTAATACAACGGTGCCAAAGCGACAGCCAACAGAGCACTTTTTAATCATTACAACTGAATCATTCTGATTATGGCTTCAAGCGCCATGTTGTAGCCATATGCCCCGAAGCCTGCAATGATAGAGGTTGAAACATCGGAGATCATGGATGTGTGCCGAAACGGTTCTCTGTTATAAATATTGGATAGGTGAACTTCGATGATCGGTATGTCGAGCAATAAAAGTGCGTCACGGATGGCTATGCTAGTGTGGGTAAAGGCCGCTGGGTTAATGATCAGACCGCTATTTTTTCCGGCTGCCTGCTGTATTTTTTCAACAATCGCCCCTTCATGATTCGATTGAAAAGTTTCCACCACAATGCCGGAGGTTTCTCCCAGTTTTTCTAAATCCGCGTTAATCTCTTTAAGTGTTGATTTTCCGTATATATCCGTTTCCCTTATCCCCAGCATATTCAAATTGGGGCCATGGACCACCAGGACTTTGGGTCGGCCTTTGGCTTTATCCATTTTAATGACTTCTCCATCTTTATTTATTTACTTCTGCCTTCTGCCTTTCATTTGCGCTTTCGGCTTATTATATTTACTTCCCTATTTTATTTCGATAACTGTCTATGGTCTTTTTGTAGTCCGGGCTACCGAAAATAGCCGATCCTGACACAAACACATCGACACCGG encodes the following:
- a CDS encoding FtsX-like permease family protein, encoding MSIDVKMAWRNIWRNPRRTVLTIAAIAFACLLLVFMLSFQFGSYETMINSSVKIHTGHLQVQSMGYHEKKSIRLVVPDPDAVAKILDQIQSVEAYTHRANAFSLVSSKKRTYGGIVSGIDPDKEAKVSTLKSLIRKGRYLSKDDTDQVLLGHLLAENLKIDIQDEVTLLGQGLDGSVAATVAKVKGIYSSGIDDLDRSSIHMPLKYFQDVYGMHGAVHEVIVTANSLKTVDEIKSFVNKEINKISPKSPLVVLDWKELTPGLVQSIQLDLVSGIIFYFLLILVVAFSILNTFLMVIFERTREFGVLKAIGITPGRLTKLLLLESMSMTMIGIMAGIFGGCLITLYFQGHGIDISGASDILVQYGISGRIFPRLSLLSALSGPAIVFMITFLAALYPAFKIRSLRPVEAMTHV
- a CDS encoding outer membrane lipoprotein-sorting protein, with translation MINKVILTIALALFIVVCLCIDSPAKDARTIVKQGFDYMRGKSSISVVDMTIHRPNWERKMTIEAWTKGLKNSLFRIVAPAKDKDNGTLKRGKEMWMYNPKVNRVIKLPPSMMSQPWMGSDFSNNDLSKTDSLIDDYNHTITGTQIHDGKTVYLIKSVPKPDAPVVWGMQKLKIREDHVFLAQEFYDEDLKLVKHMTTLQIQMLGGKMFPKVWRMQKAEVTDEYTELNYKKLSFKENLKNTLFTISNLKNPRR
- the aroQ gene encoding type II 3-dehydroquinate dehydratase, with amino-acid sequence MDKAKGRPKVLVVHGPNLNMLGIRETDIYGKSTLKEINADLEKLGETSGIVVETFQSNHEGAIVEKIQQAAGKNSGLIINPAAFTHTSIAIRDALLLLDIPIIEVHLSNIYNREPFRHTSMISDVSTSIIAGFGAYGYNMALEAIIRMIQL